CCCTTTCTGCATTCATCGATGCATTCGTCATCGGCGATGGCGAGGAGAAGGCAACGTCGGTGGCGCTGACGTGGGTGCGCCTGAAGAAGGAAGGCGTGCCGCGGCGCGAGCGTCTCGTGGCGCTCGCAAAGCTCGGTGCAGTTTACGTACCGTCACTTTACCGAACGGAGATCGACGCGGACACGGGCTTCGAGGTGGTGGTTGGTACTAACGAACCCGGTTTGCCCTTGCCGATCAGCCGCGCGCTGGTGGACCTCGACAAGTATCCATTTCCTGCGACGAGTCCCACGGGTGGACCGGAAGCGATCTTCGATCGCGTGTCGATCGAGGTGGCTCGCGGGTGCACGGAAGGTTGTCGATTTTGCCAAGCAGGCATGATTTACCGGCCCATTCGCGAGCGTGATCCGCAGCAGATCGTCGACACGGTGCTCGCTGCGGTGCAGGCATCCGGCAACGACGAAGTGTCGCTCACGGCGCTCAGCACGGCCGACGTTTCGTGCATCTCGCCGCTCATCAAGACGGTCGCGGACAAACTTGCAAAGCAGCGCGTGAGTTTGTCCGTCGCATCGCTTCGCGCGTATGGCCTCGATTCGGACTTGCTCGATGAGCTGCGGCGCGTGCGAGCGTCGGGTCTGACGTTTGCGCCCGAGGCGGGATCGCAGCGTATGCGCGACGTGATCAACAAGAACGTCACGGAAGAGCAACTGATGGAAACGGCCGAACGCGTGTTCTCGCGCGGCTGGGATCGCATGAAGCTCTACTCGATGATTGGTCTTCCAACGGAGGCCGACGAAGACGTTTCGGCCATCGTCGACATGGGGGCGCGCGCAGCGGCCGTGGGGCGAAAGCTCGGCAAGAAAGGTGCGGAGGTCACGGTGAGCGTGTCGACGCACGTGCCCAAGCCGCACACGCCGTTTCAGTGGGCGGCGATGGACTCGCTCGAACAAGTCGCGCACAAGCAAAGTTTGCTGCGACAAACTGTCAAGCAGCACCGCGGCGTCAAGCTGAAGACGCACGGCGCGGAGGCCAGCGTGCTCGAAGGCATCTTCGCGCGAGGGGATCGATCGCTCTGCAACGTGCTCGAATACGCTTACAAGCACGGCGCGCGGTTCGATTCGTGGGACGAACGTTTGCGCCTCGACGTGTGGGAAGAAGCGTTCACGCACTTCGGTGTCGATCGTTCGAGGTTTCTCGGGACAATCCCCGTGACCGCGCGGCTGCCTTGGGATCACATCGACGTGGGCCTCGAAGAAGGGTTTTTGGCGCGCGAATATCGCAAGGCTCTGCAGAGCCGTCTGAGCCCGCCGTGTGGAAAAGCGGCAGGCATGTTCGTGCACCACACGAACGTCGAAGATGCACTCGCGGATAAACGCAAGTTGGTCTGTTACGACTGCGGCGTTGCTTGCGACATGTCGCAGATGCGTAGCGAACGCGTCTCGTTCCTCACGAAGATGGGCGCCGCACGGCGATTGCCGATCGTGGACGAAAAGCCGCCCGTCGTGACGACGCCCGCCCTGTCCGATGAAGCTCCGAAGCCTGCTCCGATGATTGGTCGCGGCGGGTTCCGGTATCGCTTCCGTTTCGCGAAAACCGGCGCGATGGCGCTGCTTGGACACCTGGATGTCGTGCGCGAGCTGCCGCGTGTGTTCCGGCGCGTGAACGAGACGATGGTGCACACGAAGGGATTTCATCCCAAGCCCGACATGACGTTCAGTCCAGCACTTTCACTGGGTGTCGTGAGTCTCGACGAATACGTGGACATTCGGTTGGCGCGTGAAATCGATGCATCCGAGCTCGAAGCGCTCGTCGCGCGGATGAACGAAGCGACGCCGGCGGGTTTGCGGTTCCTTGGTGCAGCGCTGCTCGGGCCGGAGGATCCTGCCCTCCCGCGCGTGATCATCGGTGCGCGCTACGTCATCGCATTCGCTCGCGCGGCGATCGACGTGCCTGCGGACAAGCGCGCGGAAGACGTGCTCGCTGAACGATGTCGCGTCGCGATGGCGGCGGAGAGCCTGCCGATTCGCCGGAACATCGAAGGCATCGGCAAGACCGTGGATGTGCGGCAGTACCTCATCAGCGCGGATGTTGGTGGCGCAGAGGCTCGCGCAGCGCTCGATCGAGCGGGCATCGTTGGGGATGTGGTGACGCTCGACGTCATCGTGTCGATCACGGGTTCGGGTGCAGCGAAGGCTTCCGAGGTTGCGGCGGTCATCATGGGCGATGGCGTCACGCCTCCGCCTCATCGCAGCGTGCGCCTCGAGCTGTTCGGAGGCGCCTCGGACAAACGCCTTTCGCCGCTCGACTTGATGCCGCTTCGGCGCGCACCCGTGCGAGCGGAAGCGCCTGTTCGTGAAAGTGTTCCGTTCGAGCTGGTTCTGCCGGCCGAGTGACATTTTCTGTCCGTCCAATGCAGGTGCGCGCGCGACTCCGCAGCAGTGCGACATCGTTGTCACGGGTGAGCAGTTCGGTTCGCTCGTTCGGATGAGTTTTCAGCTCGAAAACAAGCTCGGCACTGCTCTTGCTGAGCTTGCTGGTCGGAGCGCGCGAGCGCTTCCTACTTCGCTTACTTCGCTTTTGGTCGGTCGCCCGGCGGCGGCGTGTTGGCGGTGATGGCAGCCAGTCGGCAAGGACCACGCCGCCGCCGGGGACCTAATTTGAAGCCGCGCCAGGATTTGAACACTCGCTACGCGCGCGTGGGACGCGCGCTTCGCGAGGTCTGGTTTACGATGGGGGGCCCGAGGCTCGCCTCCCGGTGCTTTTGCGCTTCGCACAAAAGCACGGCGAGACTCGGCCCCCCCATACCCCCCGATTTGGGTCCTGCTTCGACTGCACCCGCGTCCTACACTCGGCCGCGTGACGTTGCCCAATCGTCCCAGACGCGCCGAATCACTCGATGTCGCCGGCGTTCTTGGCGCTGCCGTCGCGCACGAGCTTCGCAACCTGCTCGCGTCCGCATCGTCGTCGATATTCCTCGCCAAACGCGACATCGACAAGCGCACGCGACTCGTCGCTCACTTGGATGCCGCCGAGGCAGAAGTGCAGCGGTCCCAGGACGTCATCGAACGCGTCTTGCGCCTTGTTCGTGGCGAGCCGATTCATCGAGAAGCTTGTCCCATCGCGGACGTCGTTGCCGCAGCACTGCGCAACGTCCAAGGCTCGCCGGTGCGCATCGACGTCGATGTCGAACCGTCCGATCTCGTAGTGTCTTGCGAACCGCTGCTGGTCGAACGTTTGATCACCAACTTGATCCTCAACGCGGCAGATGCGCTCTCCAATCGTTCGTCCGGGTCGGTTGCAGTGCGAGTGCGTCCGGACGAACGCGGCTTCGTCTTGGAAGTCGAAGACAATGGACCTGGCTTCGATCCGGCCGTGATGCAGCGCCTCTTCGAGCCCGGCGTGACCACCAAATCAACGGGCACGGGTCTGGGGCTTCTGCTCTGCCGCGCGATCGTGCGAGCTCACGGCGGGGACATGATCGTCACGCGAGCGCCATCCGGCGGAGCGCTCGTGCGGTGCGAGTTCGTCCAGGAAGACGCTTCCGAGTGACTACCGTCTCACGCGGCTGCCGCGGACCAGCTCGCTGACGGCTTCGCCGAGCCCTTCGAGCGTCAGTTGAAACATCGGAAACACCTGACGAATCACCTGCGCCGTTCCCATGCTCCAGCCGCTCGGCGGATCCGGGTTGAGCCAAACGGCACGATCGAAATGCTCACGCAGCATCGCGAGCCATTTGACGCCCGGCGTATTCGCATCCTCGCCCCATCCTGCGGATCCGAGCAGCTCGTAGGGAGCCATCGATGCATCGCCGACCATGACGAGCTTGTAGTGTTTTCCGCATTCATGAAGGAGATCCCGCACAGGTACGGGGTCTTTGAATCCTTCCGTCTTGAAGACTTTTCCGTACACGCAGTTGTGGAAGTAATACGTGCGCAGCTCTTTCCAATGCGTCGCGCGTTTGGCCGCGCTGAACAGTTGCGACACCGTGTGCGCGTACGGGTCCATCGATCCGCCCACGTCCATCATCAAAATCACACGCGTATTCGGCCGTCGCGGCGGCCGCGTCACCACCTCCAGCTCGCCCGCGTTACGCGCCGTCGCGTCGATCGTCCCCTCGATGTCGAGCTCGTCGTCGACGCCTTCCCTGGTAAAACCTCGCAGCTTGCGCAGCGCCACTTCGAGCTGCCTCACGTCCAGCGTGATGTCGGCGCGGTAGGACCTGTACTTGCGAGCATCCGCCGTGTGGATCGCACTTCGACCGCCCGATCCTCCGCCCACGCTGATGCCCGATGGATGAAACCCGTTGCGCCCGAACGGCGATGTCCCGCCCGTCCCAATCCAGCGATTTCCACCGTCGTGACGTTCTTTCTGTTCACGAAGACGCTGCTCGAATTGCTCGAGCACCTGTTCCAGGTCGAGGGCTTCCAGCATCGAGCGCTCTTCCTCGCTCAGCTCGCGCAGTTTCTTCGGATCCTTCAGCCAATCTGCCAGCTCGTCGGCAATCTTTTTCGCCTCGACGTGCACACCTCGAAAGTGTTTGGCGAACGCGAGATCGAAGTCGTCGAGCTGTGTTTCGGAGTGAACGCAAAGCGCGCGGGCCACGTGATAAAAGCCATCGAGCGACGATTCGTGCAGCCCTGCGGCAAGCGCTTGGCTGAGCGCAAGGGCTTCTTGCGTTCCCACGGGCACTTTGCGGCTACGCAGCTCGTACAGAAAGTCGACGAACATTGACGCTCAACGTAGCACACGCTCCCTCCCCACCCTGGCGCCAGTTGTGTATCGTGCCGAGCATGGCGAACAAGGACGAGCTCATTCAATCCGTCAAGAACATCGTCAAGCATTGGCGTGACGGAAAACTTGCAGATGCGTACGCGGCGTACGGCGAATTGTTCTCAACGTCGGATTTTGGCGAGCATCGTCCGGAAGATCAGCGCCAGGCGCTGAAGCTCATGATCCTGGCCAAAGGAGCCCCAGACCCGGAACGGCCGACGCCGGAAATGGTCGAGGCGCATCGGATAGCAGCCGGGCCCCTCACGGAGCTCGTGTCGAAATACGGCGAGCCGGGCGATCACGAGATGCTCGGCGTTTGCCACATCGTCTTGGGCAATCCAGAGAGCGCGAGCGCGATACTTCGCGCTGGTTTGGCCATCGAGCGGCAGCGCAACCCGCAGTCGGATCTTTGCGGCGCGCTCATGAAACGCATCAGCTTGATTTAGCTCGACCTCGAGCCGGGAGAAGCATGCACATCATCACCGTGGCCAGCCAAAAAGGGGGCGTCGGTAAAACCACGATGTCCCTCAACCTTGGGCTTGCCTTGGCGCGTGCTGGTAACCGCACCCTCCTCATGGAGCTCGATGCGCAGGGCAGCTTGTGTTTGTCCCTGGGTTTGCCCGATCGAGCAAAGCCCGGCATCGCCGAAGTCCTCACAGGCGTCGAGCACGTTGGAAACGTGCTTCTTCGAACGCGCGATCCGCAACTTCACGTGCTCAGCGTCGGGCGCGTGGATCCCACGACCGTAGCCGGATTCGAAGATGCCCTGACACGCACCGGCATGCTCTCCGGCATGCTCAAACAACTCCAAAGCGAGTTCGATCTGGCGCTCATCGACTGCCCCGCAGGTCTCGGCAAAGTCACCACTCGATCGCTCGAATCGTCCACGCACGTACTTTCGCCCCTCCAAGCCGAGCCTCTCGCCTTGCGTTCGCTCGGGCAGTTCTTGGCGCTCGTCGATCGCGTGCGTGCCGAGAAAAACCCCAACCTCACGATGCTCGGCATCGTCCTGTCCATGTTCGATCGCCAAACGCACGCGTCGCTCGAAGTCGCCGAGACGCTCTGGACGCAATTCCCGGGCGGGCTCATTTTCGACAGTGTGATTCCGCGAGACGATGTGTTTCTCGAGGCGTCGCTGCGGGGCTCGCCGCTGCTCTTGATGCAGAAGCGTCCGCCGCCGCTTGCGCGTCTTTTTGATCAACTTGCCACCGACGTGCTCGATCGTCTCGAAGCGCAGAAGGGCGGCAAGGAGGACGACGATGGCCCGATCCCGCTCCTCGTTTGACTTTGATCTTTCGAACGCGATCGCGTCGGCGACGAACTTGTCGGGTGACGACAGGGCGAAAAAAGCATCCGGTGCGGATGCGATGCCCGAGGGACTCGTGTCGTTCGACGCTCCCGAGGTGCCGCAATTGCCGCCGCCTGCAGCGCGTCCGTCATCTCCGCCTGCGAGCGCCGATGGTTCGGCGTCGAGTGACGCGTCGCGTGCGTTGCCCAAGCTCCCCGATTTGACGAGCGTCAAGAAAACGCTCGAACGTTGTGAAAGAATCGTTCAATGGATTGAAGAAGCGACCGGAGCGACGAACGTTTTTCTTGCCGATGCGGCGGGCTTGCCCCTGGCTGGTTCGGTGAATGAAAACGAAGCGCGGCTTGCGGGCTCGGGGCTCGTGGCTTCGTCGATTGCCACGCTGGCTTCGGCGGTCCCGGGGAATCCATCACCGCAATTCGAATTGCACATTGGCGAGGGGCCGTTTTATCAAATCATTGGCTTCAAGGCAGGCAATACGCTCTTCATCGTGGGGCTCAATCGCAACACCCCCCTATCGCCGCGCCAAGCGCATGCCATTCGATTGGCGTGCCGCTATGCATTGGGCGACTTGACGGGCTGAGCTCGCCACGCGGCGCGATCGTCAACGGATTGACAGAAGGAAAAATATCTCGTTCCCACATTCCCTACGTTGAAGTAGGATGGTTGCGAACGGGGGCGGGATGTTGACGGCAGACGACCTATTCGAGGCAATTTTCGCATCGTCGCCGCTGGGGATTGCCGTCTTGGACGATGGAGCTCGGCTGTATCGATCGAACCCTGCGCTTCAGCGGATGTTTGGTCGATCCGAAGCCGAGCTACGGACGTTGACGTTCGCCGAGCTCCTGCGTTCACCTGATGCAGCCGCTGATGCCGCGCGATGCGCAGACGTGCGCGCGGGAAGGCGCGATGACGATACCGTCGAACGCGAATACCGTCGCAAGGATGGCAGCACGTCGTGGGGACGATTCAGGTTTTCGCGGCATCCATGCGCTGCGGGTTCGTTCGTCATTGCGACGATGGAGGACATCGGTGCGAGTCGCGCGGCGGAGCAGTCTCGCCGTGACATTGCGCAAAGGTTGGGAGAAAGAATCAAGGAACTGACCGCGCTCCATCGAGCCGCAGAGCTCATGTTGCATCGGCAAGGGACATGTGAAGAGCGGCTCCATGTGGTCGCGACGCTTTTGCCGCCGGCGATGCAATATCCGGACATTGCGACGGGATGCATTCGCTACAAGGGACAAACCTTTGCCACGCCGGGTCATGAAACGACGCCGTGGATGCTGACGGTGCCTTGGACGATGGCCAATGGACAGATTGGCGAAATCGAGGTCGCGTATCGGGAAGCGCGGCCCGCCTCGGTTTTCGGACCCTTTCTTGCCGAAGAACATGCGCTGCTCACATCGCTTGCCGAAATGATTCATGCATCGCTCGATCGCCACGACGCCGAAGACGCTTTGCGTCAGGCCAATGAGCGATTTCACTTGGCGCTGAACACGGCCGGCATGGGCATTTGGGAATGGGACGTCGTTGAAAATACCGTGTGTTGGGCGGAGCCTCTTCCGCAGGTGCAAACATTTGGCGCGCGGATGATGCCATTTGGCACGTACACGCACCTCGTGCACCCGGAGGAGCAAGAGTATGTGCTGGGACGATTGGCGCGCGCGGCGGCGGGGGAGGATGATTTACGTGGCATTGAATGTCGAATGCGTCGCGATGATGGGACGTATCGTCATTGGGCGGGCGATGGCTGCATCGTACGTGGACCGAATGGTCGAGCGACGCGAATTCTGGTGGCGCTGATTGATGTAACCGAACGTCGGGCGCTCGAAGAACGGCTGCGACAGGGCCAAAAAATCGAAGCATTGGGTCAGGTGGCGGGGAGCGTCGCGCATG
This window of the Polyangiaceae bacterium genome carries:
- a CDS encoding TIGR03960 family B12-binding radical SAM protein, whose product is MPAVPSILDAHPYADFLDKIEKPARYTGGEVGSTSKDWSSVEAKICLAFPDVYDIGMSHLGFKILYDILNRDGRTLAERCYAPWSDVEDELRKRTIPLVSLETRRPLRDFDVVGFSLQFELTYTNVLTMLDLGGIPLRSSDRGDDDPLVIAGGPTATHPEALSAFIDAFVIGDGEEKATSVALTWVRLKKEGVPRRERLVALAKLGAVYVPSLYRTEIDADTGFEVVVGTNEPGLPLPISRALVDLDKYPFPATSPTGGPEAIFDRVSIEVARGCTEGCRFCQAGMIYRPIRERDPQQIVDTVLAAVQASGNDEVSLTALSTADVSCISPLIKTVADKLAKQRVSLSVASLRAYGLDSDLLDELRRVRASGLTFAPEAGSQRMRDVINKNVTEEQLMETAERVFSRGWDRMKLYSMIGLPTEADEDVSAIVDMGARAAAVGRKLGKKGAEVTVSVSTHVPKPHTPFQWAAMDSLEQVAHKQSLLRQTVKQHRGVKLKTHGAEASVLEGIFARGDRSLCNVLEYAYKHGARFDSWDERLRLDVWEEAFTHFGVDRSRFLGTIPVTARLPWDHIDVGLEEGFLAREYRKALQSRLSPPCGKAAGMFVHHTNVEDALADKRKLVCYDCGVACDMSQMRSERVSFLTKMGAARRLPIVDEKPPVVTTPALSDEAPKPAPMIGRGGFRYRFRFAKTGAMALLGHLDVVRELPRVFRRVNETMVHTKGFHPKPDMTFSPALSLGVVSLDEYVDIRLAREIDASELEALVARMNEATPAGLRFLGAALLGPEDPALPRVIIGARYVIAFARAAIDVPADKRAEDVLAERCRVAMAAESLPIRRNIEGIGKTVDVRQYLISADVGGAEARAALDRAGIVGDVVTLDVIVSITGSGAAKASEVAAVIMGDGVTPPPHRSVRLELFGGASDKRLSPLDLMPLRRAPVRAEAPVRESVPFELVLPAE
- a CDS encoding HAMP domain-containing histidine kinase, whose translation is MTLPNRPRRAESLDVAGVLGAAVAHELRNLLASASSSIFLAKRDIDKRTRLVAHLDAAEAEVQRSQDVIERVLRLVRGEPIHREACPIADVVAAALRNVQGSPVRIDVDVEPSDLVVSCEPLLVERLITNLILNAADALSNRSSGSVAVRVRPDERGFVLEVEDNGPGFDPAVMQRLFEPGVTTKSTGTGLGLLLCRAIVRAHGGDMIVTRAPSGGALVRCEFVQEDASE
- a CDS encoding VWA domain-containing protein; this translates as MFVDFLYELRSRKVPVGTQEALALSQALAAGLHESSLDGFYHVARALCVHSETQLDDFDLAFAKHFRGVHVEAKKIADELADWLKDPKKLRELSEEERSMLEALDLEQVLEQFEQRLREQKERHDGGNRWIGTGGTSPFGRNGFHPSGISVGGGSGGRSAIHTADARKYRSYRADITLDVRQLEVALRKLRGFTREGVDDELDIEGTIDATARNAGELEVVTRPPRRPNTRVILMMDVGGSMDPYAHTVSQLFSAAKRATHWKELRTYYFHNCVYGKVFKTEGFKDPVPVRDLLHECGKHYKLVMVGDASMAPYELLGSAGWGEDANTPGVKWLAMLREHFDRAVWLNPDPPSGWSMGTAQVIRQVFPMFQLTLEGLGEAVSELVRGSRVRR
- a CDS encoding ParA family protein; the protein is MHIITVASQKGGVGKTTMSLNLGLALARAGNRTLLMELDAQGSLCLSLGLPDRAKPGIAEVLTGVEHVGNVLLRTRDPQLHVLSVGRVDPTTVAGFEDALTRTGMLSGMLKQLQSEFDLALIDCPAGLGKVTTRSLESSTHVLSPLQAEPLALRSLGQFLALVDRVRAEKNPNLTMLGIVLSMFDRQTHASLEVAETLWTQFPGGLIFDSVIPRDDVFLEASLRGSPLLLMQKRPPPLARLFDQLATDVLDRLEAQKGGKEDDDGPIPLLV
- a CDS encoding PAS domain S-box protein, with product MLTADDLFEAIFASSPLGIAVLDDGARLYRSNPALQRMFGRSEAELRTLTFAELLRSPDAAADAARCADVRAGRRDDDTVEREYRRKDGSTSWGRFRFSRHPCAAGSFVIATMEDIGASRAAEQSRRDIAQRLGERIKELTALHRAAELMLHRQGTCEERLHVVATLLPPAMQYPDIATGCIRYKGQTFATPGHETTPWMLTVPWTMANGQIGEIEVAYREARPASVFGPFLAEEHALLTSLAEMIHASLDRHDAEDALRQANERFHLALNTAGMGIWEWDVVENTVCWAEPLPQVQTFGARMMPFGTYTHLVHPEEQEYVLGRLARAAAGEDDLRGIECRMRRDDGTYRHWAGDGCIVRGPNGRATRILVALIDVTERRALEERLRQGQKIEALGQVAGSVAHDFNNVLAILFSGIGTLRDDIPGSDSWRETIDDCLMACERGQTLTRQLLAFSRKTPFKPTAIDVSELITTLRPLLVRVAPKSVDLRIEVDSAAREVWADPAQIEQVVLNLVVNARDAMTKGGTIVVATQFVDEEQSARFGASPGRYAAIVVRDDGVGITPDIFPKILEPFFTTKEVGKGTGLGLAVVADIVRRWHGHVHVESTPGEGATFRVLLPQVRES